The following nucleotide sequence is from Glycine max cultivar Williams 82 chromosome 9, Glycine_max_v4.0, whole genome shotgun sequence.
GGGACAAATCTGTGAAGGATTTGGGTTGTGAACAGGTATTCATTGTACCTTCTCAGTTCCAAAGAGTTGTTGCCTCTTTTTCACATAATATGTAAGAAATTTGTTGCAATGTTGATGGTAACAACCAAAGAGGTGTTAACAAAAGATGGttccttttttgttgttttttcatTGGCTCTCTTGCAACTGGGCTCAATTATTTCGGGTtggctgaaatttgaaattttatgggACTTGTTTCTTCCTGTGTACTAAGAACAAAGTCCCGGTCCTTCTCGCTTACTTTGTTTTCAAGTGctgtataaaaaaacatttttctttgtttttatgctCTTTTGGCTTCTTCCGATTTTGTATTTTGCAATAAGTTTGAAATCAAGTTTGTTAGACCTTTCTCCACATCATATGTGCTTCATTTATTGGGATGAGAATACTATAACAAAATGCAGTGCTTATTTCTCCAAACTTTTTTCCCCCTATTTTTCTTCTGGGAAATGTACTCCTGTTGCCTCTCATTTTTCAGCTATTTCTGTATATGGTAGCAAGTATAATTCAGTTTGTTGCTGACATTTTTTACGGCTAATTGTGTTATTAACTTTCTTAAATCTTGTGTAAGATTTGAGGAATCCAGTTAAAAAATCTGGTGTCATAATTCATATCCATAGTTAGTCTAatcaaatgttttaatttttgctgCTTGATTTGCTGAATTCATCCAAGTGCCTTCTGATAATTTAACACTTCTGCATATTTGTTTGGCTTTGGCAGCAGCAAAATGGCATCTGATCTGAATTCGGGGTTGTCCAAGAAAACATTTGTTTTTGGATTGAAAGTGTGGGTACTAATGGGAATAATAGTTGGATTATTCATCATAATCATTCTCGTGGTGCTATCAATATGTCTCACTTTACGAAAGAAGTTCAGAAGAGTCAATGGCAAGCTTCCACTTAGCCATGTGATATCTGTTTCAGACGAGATCAAAGAAATCAAAGTTGATCAAGTTTCAGCAAATAATCATCCTCAAAATGGTGTTTTTAAGAGTCTGAATGACAAATTTGGTGACAGGGAGTCTGAAAAGGTTTTGAACCAAACAATGAATGGGGATAATAGTAGTCAATCAGGTTCATTTAATCATTTAGAGAAAGATGCTAATGGCTCTCAATCAGGTGAAGACTGCCGTGTTAAGAGCATTTCTGCTTACAGATCTTCTTCACATCCTATAACCGCACCATCCCCTTTGTCTGGTCTGCCTGAATTCTCTCACCTTGGTTGGGGCCACTGGTTTACATTGAGGGACCTGGAACTTGCAACAAACAGGTTTGCAAAAGATAATGTTATTGGTGAAGGTGGGTATGGAATTGTTTATCGTGGTCAATTAATCAATGGGAATCCTGTGGCCATTAAGAAGCTCCTCAATAATTTGTAAGTTTTGTCATTATTTTGTTGCATTGATgcctttgttttcatttttaattttagcatAGTTTTTATAACATCTGTTTCAAGTTTTATTAGAACTACAGATGCAGCTAGTTTATCTAATAACTGTTGATACTCATCATGCAGAGGACAAGCTGAAAAAGAATTCAGGGTGGAAGTTGAGGCTATTGGTCATGTGCGGCATAAGAACTTGGTTCGACTTTTGGGCTATTGCATTGAAGGCACTCACAGGTAACAAATTGTTTGTGCTTTGTGCGTGTTTGACTGTTTGATTCACTACTTGATTTGATCATTTGACTGGCAGCTTAAAGGCTTACCTTATGGTTAATGTCTCCATCATTATCATATTACAAATCTATTAACTGTTTGAACAATTAAGTCCAAAAGCCTTTTCTAGGATGGAATTTCTTGATGATTGACATATATGTCTTTATATCACAGTTTGTGTTTgctcattaaattttaattactatttacTGGTTTGTATTATTTGTAGATTTTATTGAACCTTTTATTAATTTCAGGTTGTTGATTTATGAGTATGTTAATAATGGAAATTTAGAGCAGTGGCTTCATGGAGCCATGCGACAACATGGCTTTCTTACTTGGGATGCTCGGATAAAAATTCTCCTTGGAACAGCTAAAGCGTATGCTCATTTGTtcctgaaaaaaataataatctactAATTGTCTTGAGCTTCATTTTTTAAGGGtatgaattttgttttgatcTCTGATTATTGTATCCTGCAGGCTGGCCTACTTGCATGAGGCAATTGAGCCAAAAGTTGTGCATCGAGATATTAAGTCGAGCAATATTCTAATTGATGAGGACTTTAATGCCAAAATATCGGACTTTGGGTTGGCTAAGTTACTTGGAGCTGGAAAAAGTCATATTACAACCAGAGTTATGGGTACTTTTGGGTAAGCTTGTTTACAAATTTGGGACTTTTTTGTTCTCTGTGTAAAAATTAGTTTCTTCATAAATGTTTAGTTAGGCATGGTAATTAAACAACTAAGCatcatttgttctttttcttatattttatactgCAAATGGAGATATTGTTCACTTTTATGGGGTGTTGTTTGAGGGTTTAGATTTACATTCCTAGGAATGTTGAAATGGGTATGTCACATTCTTAGTTTTGTTTTAAGCTTTGTATAAACATTTCCATCTAAAATTGTACCTAGGCATTTTGAGCGTTATTCTCACCAATTGGGTGGTTATAGAGGGCAgtgggagaaaaaaagaaatttttattcttttagggtatttttatcttataattacCTATTTctgggaaaaaaattaaatgatataagatatgataatatatttttagaagtgTCATTGCTGAGTATTTTATTCCCAATTATGTAACATTATTCCCCAAAATAAATGCAATCTTGATTAGAATTTTCCTCAGTGATCTCAGACCTGTAGTCTAATCATGATTAGATTATATATCTACCATACATAATATAAACTATATAGTAGTTCATTTGCTTAAAAAATTCATGATGATTATCCCAAAACATAGAAGATAGTCGCACAAAAATAGACAGTTGGCCTTTTTATTCCTTAGACTGAATATATATGTGGAGGAATGTAACTGTCTCTAGTTGTCTTCTTTTCATGCTTGCATTGCATTTTCCGGATATGCGACTCCAGAATATGCCAATTCTGGCTTACTAAACAAAAAAGAGTGGTCAAGTGTTTCATTTTGCTTAAAAGATTACGAAAAGTTGTCATCTCGTATTTCAATTCAACCATATCGTAGCAAACATTCATTTGCATTCTAAAATTGATGAAGTTGACCTTTTATGTTCTTTAGACATGATATTATGGAAATTGAAACGCCTCTAACTTGCTCATTCTTCTTTACATGTTTGCATTGCATTTCCCCAGATATGTAGCTCCAGAATATGCCAATTCTGGCTTGCTAAATGAGAAGAGTGATGTTTATAGCTTTGGGGTATTGCTCCTTGAAGCAATTACAGGAAGAGACCCTGTGGATTATAGCCGACCAGCAGCTGAGGTGTGTCATTAGTTTTTGTGAAGCAATCTTTTAGACTGACATGCTTTTTTGTATTTATGTATATTGATTCACTTTACTATTTTATGGGCTGGTTTGTTTGAAAGTTGagtataattgattttgataaaattaattttgaatcattAAATGTAGTTAAGATGTGTACTCAACTAAATCTCAAAGATTTTTACTGTGAAATGTATGCCACGGTGGGAGGAATTGATTGAGTAATTGCCAAATGGGCACTATGTCCTCACAtgaaatatgaatttgaaagaatgaaatacataaaaaatctcACATGGAATACACTACAGCTTGGTTTATTTCATACTTTTCTTTCTATTCTGACAGTTTTGATTCATTTTACCGTCATTAGACTTTCCTTAATACTATCAGGTGGTTCTTGTAGGTAAATTTGGTTGACTGGCTCAAGATGATGGTGGGGTGTCGATGCTCAGAAGAGGTGTTGGATCCTAACATTGAAACTAGGCCATCGACTAGTACCCTTAAGCGTGCCCTCTTGACTGCTTTGAGGTGCGTTGATCCAGATGCTGAAAAAAGACCAAGGATGAGCCAAGTTGTTCGCATGCTTGAATCAGAGGAATATCCTATACCGCGAGAGGTTTGAGTTATATTTGGTT
It contains:
- the LOC100818864 gene encoding probable receptor-like protein kinase At5g18500 isoform X1 translates to MCFIYWDENTITKCSAYFSKLFSPYFSSGKCTPVASHFSAISVYGSNSKMASDLNSGLSKKTFVFGLKVWVLMGIIVGLFIIIILVVLSICLTLRKKFRRVNGKLPLSHVISVSDEIKEIKVDQVSANNHPQNGVFKSLNDKFGDRESEKVLNQTMNGDNSSQSGSFNHLEKDANGSQSGEDCRVKSISAYRSSSHPITAPSPLSGLPEFSHLGWGHWFTLRDLELATNRFAKDNVIGEGGYGIVYRGQLINGNPVAIKKLLNNLGQAEKEFRVEVEAIGHVRHKNLVRLLGYCIEGTHRLLIYEYVNNGNLEQWLHGAMRQHGFLTWDARIKILLGTAKALAYLHEAIEPKVVHRDIKSSNILIDEDFNAKISDFGLAKLLGAGKSHITTRVMGTFGYVAPEYANSGLLNEKSDVYSFGVLLLEAITGRDPVDYSRPAAEVNLVDWLKMMVGCRCSEEVLDPNIETRPSTSTLKRALLTALRCVDPDAEKRPRMSQVVRMLESEEYPIPREDRRRRRSQAGNMEVETHRENSDTDKSDNPDYKPSGLRNQRV
- the LOC100818864 gene encoding probable receptor-like protein kinase At5g18500 isoform X2, encoding MQCLFLQTFFPLFFFWEMYSCCLSFFSYFCICSKMASDLNSGLSKKTFVFGLKVWVLMGIIVGLFIIIILVVLSICLTLRKKFRRVNGKLPLSHVISVSDEIKEIKVDQVSANNHPQNGVFKSLNDKFGDRESEKVLNQTMNGDNSSQSGSFNHLEKDANGSQSGEDCRVKSISAYRSSSHPITAPSPLSGLPEFSHLGWGHWFTLRDLELATNRFAKDNVIGEGGYGIVYRGQLINGNPVAIKKLLNNLGQAEKEFRVEVEAIGHVRHKNLVRLLGYCIEGTHRLLIYEYVNNGNLEQWLHGAMRQHGFLTWDARIKILLGTAKALAYLHEAIEPKVVHRDIKSSNILIDEDFNAKISDFGLAKLLGAGKSHITTRVMGTFGYVAPEYANSGLLNEKSDVYSFGVLLLEAITGRDPVDYSRPAAEVNLVDWLKMMVGCRCSEEVLDPNIETRPSTSTLKRALLTALRCVDPDAEKRPRMSQVVRMLESEEYPIPREDRRRRRSQAGNMEVETHRENSDTDKSDNPDYKPSGLRNQRV
- the LOC100818864 gene encoding probable receptor-like protein kinase At5g18500 isoform X4 gives rise to the protein MQCLFLQTFFPLFFFWEIKMASDLNSGLSKKTFVFGLKVWVLMGIIVGLFIIIILVVLSICLTLRKKFRRVNGKLPLSHVISVSDEIKEIKVDQVSANNHPQNGVFKSLNDKFGDRESEKVLNQTMNGDNSSQSGSFNHLEKDANGSQSGEDCRVKSISAYRSSSHPITAPSPLSGLPEFSHLGWGHWFTLRDLELATNRFAKDNVIGEGGYGIVYRGQLINGNPVAIKKLLNNLGQAEKEFRVEVEAIGHVRHKNLVRLLGYCIEGTHRLLIYEYVNNGNLEQWLHGAMRQHGFLTWDARIKILLGTAKALAYLHEAIEPKVVHRDIKSSNILIDEDFNAKISDFGLAKLLGAGKSHITTRVMGTFGYVAPEYANSGLLNEKSDVYSFGVLLLEAITGRDPVDYSRPAAEVNLVDWLKMMVGCRCSEEVLDPNIETRPSTSTLKRALLTALRCVDPDAEKRPRMSQVVRMLESEEYPIPREDRRRRRSQAGNMEVETHRENSDTDKSDNPDYKPSGLRNQRV
- the LOC100818864 gene encoding probable receptor-like protein kinase At5g18500 isoform X3 — encoded protein: MQCLFLQTFFPLFFFWEISKMASDLNSGLSKKTFVFGLKVWVLMGIIVGLFIIIILVVLSICLTLRKKFRRVNGKLPLSHVISVSDEIKEIKVDQVSANNHPQNGVFKSLNDKFGDRESEKVLNQTMNGDNSSQSGSFNHLEKDANGSQSGEDCRVKSISAYRSSSHPITAPSPLSGLPEFSHLGWGHWFTLRDLELATNRFAKDNVIGEGGYGIVYRGQLINGNPVAIKKLLNNLGQAEKEFRVEVEAIGHVRHKNLVRLLGYCIEGTHRLLIYEYVNNGNLEQWLHGAMRQHGFLTWDARIKILLGTAKALAYLHEAIEPKVVHRDIKSSNILIDEDFNAKISDFGLAKLLGAGKSHITTRVMGTFGYVAPEYANSGLLNEKSDVYSFGVLLLEAITGRDPVDYSRPAAEVNLVDWLKMMVGCRCSEEVLDPNIETRPSTSTLKRALLTALRCVDPDAEKRPRMSQVVRMLESEEYPIPREDRRRRRSQAGNMEVETHRENSDTDKSDNPDYKPSGLRNQRV
- the LOC100818864 gene encoding probable receptor-like protein kinase At5g18500 isoform X5, with the protein product MASDLNSGLSKKTFVFGLKVWVLMGIIVGLFIIIILVVLSICLTLRKKFRRVNGKLPLSHVISVSDEIKEIKVDQVSANNHPQNGVFKSLNDKFGDRESEKVLNQTMNGDNSSQSGSFNHLEKDANGSQSGEDCRVKSISAYRSSSHPITAPSPLSGLPEFSHLGWGHWFTLRDLELATNRFAKDNVIGEGGYGIVYRGQLINGNPVAIKKLLNNLGQAEKEFRVEVEAIGHVRHKNLVRLLGYCIEGTHRLLIYEYVNNGNLEQWLHGAMRQHGFLTWDARIKILLGTAKALAYLHEAIEPKVVHRDIKSSNILIDEDFNAKISDFGLAKLLGAGKSHITTRVMGTFGYVAPEYANSGLLNEKSDVYSFGVLLLEAITGRDPVDYSRPAAEVNLVDWLKMMVGCRCSEEVLDPNIETRPSTSTLKRALLTALRCVDPDAEKRPRMSQVVRMLESEEYPIPREDRRRRRSQAGNMEVETHRENSDTDKSDNPDYKPSGLRNQRV